CTGAAAAGCAAACATTACCCAAACAATGTATAAACACAACAACAAAGTATAAATCCACCAGATACACTTCCAGTTCCAGGCCATTTCAGATATTTTTAACATACAACATGAATGTATATACCTTAACATTGGCGGTGTTCTGAGCAGAAGCTGTTGCATAATCTCTCAACTGCGATTAAAAAAAATAAACTCGTCAACACATTCCATCCTCTCGTGTAATAAGACCAATCAGACCAATCAGATTCTTGTAAAGATTGATGCATTATTACAAGAACAAGAACAACAACAAATGGTATTGAGATTCGATTTGTTTTTTTGTTTTTTTGTTAAATGATTACCGAAGGGATAATAAGCGAGCCTCCAGGAGGGTAAGATCTAGCATCAGAGACGGAGATGTTCTTGAAGAAGGAGATTCCGGATCTGATACGACCACCCAACGCCATTTTTTTTTTTTGTTGCAGATTAATCTGATTGGAACCCTAGAGACAATCAGTCAATCAGCTGTTCTGTCGGAGAGAGTATAGAGAGAAGAGACTGGTCAGAGGAGTGATTTGGGCTTCACTGGGCTTTCTTACGTTTGGTTTTAGTTATTGGGCTTTTTCACGTTTATTTTATTGGGCTTACTACAGCCCAATAAAAAGATAAAAAGAGATATTAATTTGTAGAAAGATGAAATTGGATAGGGTGATAGCCTCCAAAATTTTTTAAAAAAATTATATGTAAAAAAACCTCCGAATTTGTAAAAAAAAAAAATTTTAGGCTCCCAAATTTACGAAATCTTTACTAATTGGCATAAGGTCCCCAAATTATCAGGGCCGGTCCTGGTAACAGTTGAGATAATTTTGTTTGTCTGCCATCTGAACAAATATGCAGTGGGTTGTCACTGACATTTTTTTTTACCAATTTTAGAAAAAGTTTCATTATCATAAACCTACCTCTCACATGCAAATAAGTCTTAAAAAGTTGACTTATATGGCAGTGTCTTAAAAGCACACGATTTGCTGCTAAGATAAACACTAGGATGGTCTTGATTTTGTTAACTACGTTAATTTCACATTTTTCTAGCAAAAAGTTGGTTAAATCTGTTATAGTGGTTAGTAAACTGATGTAATAGCTATTCTTGGATGTATAAGAAGAGTGATATGTTAAAGGCAAATCGATGGCGATGCAGATCTTTAACAACATATTTTAGACAAAGATTAAAGGAGACGTGGGAGGGGTGAAACAATAATTTCTCGGGAGTGCAACATGAAGTGTCTCTAGAAGTGTCACGTTAACTTGTCGGCACTGTGGAGAAGACAACAACCTTCTCTTTTGTTTGTTCACATACATCGTTTTATAAACAGTCTGATTCTTCTCTGTTCAACAATATACCTCCTGTCTGAATATCTGTTTCTCCTTAAATTCAATTTGACCTAATGTTTTTGAGAAACCTTAGCTTTGACACCAAGTAAGTTTTTTTTTTCTTTCTTAAACTATTTTCTTTCAAATCTTGGAGACAAGACTTCAATCCAATTTTCTAGGGAGATCTTTATCAGTTTTTAGGAAGGATATTTGGCTTTTTATTTTTCCCTATAATCAAAACTATTCTAGAGTATCTGATATGTAGTATGATTGGTCGAATCTGAAGTTTTCAGGACAATGCTACTGAGAGATTTGCACCTCAAAATGTACCCTCCTAGTGATTTGATATGCTCATTGTTTGAATAATTAGTTTATATCTCCATTCAGATTTTGGTTGTGTGAATTTTTCAGAGTTGTATATCAGAAGGTGATGGTTGTGCAACAATGGCAAAGAAGAAGGGATTGTTCACTATATTGAAAAGGATTTTTATTTCAGAAGCGCACTCAGATAAGGTAATGAACAAAAAAAAAATCTCATTCTCTTGGTTGGTGAAAGTTTCAAGGCTTCTTGGTTATGTATTTATAGAAAGAGAAGAGAAGAAGATGGACATTTTGGAAGCTTAAGGTTAAGAAAAGATTACCTTCCATTGCAGCACCTCCAGAGAACGGGACAAGACACGAGGAACACAAGGAGGAAAGTGTGTCAGATATGGATGAAGCCAGCCATGTATCATGTAGTCCACAGTTAGATTCCATAGAAAAGTTAGAAACTGCTGATCTGGTAGCCCAGTATCAAATGTTTCTAAACAGAGAGGAAGAAGTTCTTGCTTCTACTCGGATTCAGACAGCTTTCCGAGGTTATCTTGTAAGATCCTATTACCCTTTTATTTCATGTGATTCTTGAAAAGAATTCATGAAAGCCTTGTGGTTAGTCTAGTAGTGTGTGTTGATAACGTTTCTAAAATTCATTGCAGGCAAGGAAAGCACTACGTGCGTTGAAAGGAATTGTAAAGCTCCAAGCATACATAAGGGGTTGTTCCGTGAGACGCCAAGCAATTACTACACTAAAACGCTTGCAATCTGTTGTGAACATTCAGTCACAGGTCTGCGGTAAGAGAACACAGCTTCCCGGAGGTAATCATAAAGATTATGAAGAGTGCAAGATGTTCAGCGGGAACATAGTCAAGGTACGTAATCTAGTACTCCCTCGGTTCCTAAATATAAGATATTTTCGGTAAAACTAGAAATTATTATTTTTCAACAAAAAATACCACTAAAACTATAAATTAAAAAGTACTCAACCATGTACAAAATACATTATAAATATATAATTGTACACAGTTTTTGATAAAATTAAAATTTACTTTAAAATATGAAAATATTTTATATACTGAAACATCAAAAATTCTTTAAAACCTCATATAATTGGGAAGAAAAGAAGTATTAAAATGGTGCAGCAGAGTACTGTACTAGTAGTTAAGAGATATGATGTTATCAGGTGGACACAACCGGTCAGAAGAGATGGGACGATAGTCTTTTAACAAAGAAAGAGGCCAAAGCCGTGGTCATGAGCAAGAAAGAAGCTGAGCTAAGAAGGGAAAGGATCAAAGAATATGCAGTCACCCACCGGGTATTCTATACAGTACTTGACCTTTTCTTTGCTTGCATCACAAGTTTCATAATGACCTGAAAACTGTTTCATCAGAAATCCGTAGAGTCGTACCAGAGACGGAGTAGCTGGTTAGAGGAATGGGTAGGTACACAAAGAACCAAGAGCAAGGAGCTTGAAGATCTCAACTTGTCTTTAAAACCAAAACCAAAGGATGAGATGCTGAACAAAACTCCAAGAAGATTATTGACTAAAAATAATAATAATCATAGAAGACAAGTTTCAATAAGTGAAGAGGAGGAACAGAACCCTGGTGGTGCGGTCGCTGTCGTTACACCAACTTATATGGTTGCAACAGAGTCAGCAAAGGCAAAGTCAAGATCTCTCATGAGCACCCCGAGGATAAGATCGAGAAGTTTTGACACGCAGTAGAGAGTTACTCCCCGTATAAGAACAAGATGTGCCTGACGAGTTCGGTAATGAGTCATACGTTATTAACATCATATACATATGACTAGGGATGTTGTGCAAAAAAAAAACCGACCCGAACCCAAATTAAACCCGGCCAGAAAATACCCTAAACTAAAAAACCTGAAAAACCCGGTATCAGTAGGGTAACCCGCAAAAAACTCTATAACTTTAGGGATACCCACGGGTAACCCGCGAAAAATTCTCTCCCTATATTTTAAAATTTTGTAGCTTTTTAGTTAAAGCTTTATAGTGTTAAATTCATTTATATGTATTGAATATTTAATTTTAATCATGTTTTGTATACAATTTGATTAATTTTCAATTTGCAAATTTACTTTCTGTAAATAGTAACAAATAAAATTTTCAACATTCATAATTTTCAATTTGCAAACTTATACTATATGCATAATGTATGTAAATTAATAAGTACACATTGTTTTATTTGCTCGATTTGGTTATTACTTTATTCAGTTTTCCAATCATTGTATATCCTTTATATATTAATTGAAGAACATTTGAAAAAATATAATCTCAATATATTATATCCCCTATATATTAACACCGGGATATATTTTTAATATCTTTGTTTTTGTATCAATAATGAATGAGAAGAAATGATAGGATAACAACTTGTGCTATTGAATAATTTGATTTTTAGATCTCAGGTTTGCGGCTGCTTCAGACTCACGGGAGAGAGACAAAAAAACAATTAGTATAAAAGTCAATGTTAAAAACATCGTCGTTTATTTATAAACTTATAATAAAAAACCCATAGGGTACCCAAAACCCGATAGGGTAAAACCCAAATGGGTAATTTACAAACCAAGATCTGTCCAAATAAAACCTGCGAGTTTTGAACATTAATAATTTGGGTTTTGGCCTCAAAATTTTAATAGGGTTTAGGGTACCCTACGGGTAATTACCCATTATTAACATCTCTACATATGACTAACATATACACATGTATATACTAGATACATCAATGTATGCCAATGTCCATTGAACTTGAGGTTCTGATTTTCACCGAAGAAAAGTGAAGAATGTAGAGGAACATGACTTGTTTTTAGAGACAAAAATACTCTCTTTGCCCCTGAGTGTGGTAAATTTTTAGTTTCTGTTTTAGACTGAGAAAACATTTTAGAAAAGAGAAGCCTCAATGATGTTTTTTGTTAGGATTGATTTTGGATCTTGTATGCATGTACCAAACTCGTCACCGAACTCGTCCAATGTTTTAAACATAAGTTTTAAGTCATTTTAGATTGTTTTCATCACTATAAATAGTTTTATTTAATTTTAATC
This genomic interval from Brassica oleracea var. oleracea cultivar TO1000 chromosome C2, BOL, whole genome shotgun sequence contains the following:
- the LOC106325893 gene encoding protein IQ-DOMAIN 1-like isoform X2, translated to MDEASHVSCSPQLDSIEKLETADLVAQYQMFLNREEEVLASTRIQTAFRGYLARKALRALKGIVKLQAYIRGCSVRRQAITTLKRLQSVVNIQSQVCGKRTQLPGGNHKDYEECKMFSGNIVKVDTTGQKRWDDSLLTKKEAKAVVMSKKEAELRRERIKEYAVTHRKSVESYQRRSSWLEEWVGTQRTKSKELEDLNLSLKPKPKDEMLNKTPRRLLTKNNNNHRRQVSISEEEEQNPGGAVAVVTPTYMVATESAKAKSRSLMSTPRIRSRSFDTQ
- the LOC106325893 gene encoding protein IQ-DOMAIN 1-like isoform X1, whose translation is MAKKKGLFTILKRIFISEAHSDKKEKRRRWTFWKLKVKKRLPSIAAPPENGTRHEEHKEESVSDMDEASHVSCSPQLDSIEKLETADLVAQYQMFLNREEEVLASTRIQTAFRGYLARKALRALKGIVKLQAYIRGCSVRRQAITTLKRLQSVVNIQSQVCGKRTQLPGGNHKDYEECKMFSGNIVKVDTTGQKRWDDSLLTKKEAKAVVMSKKEAELRRERIKEYAVTHRKSVESYQRRSSWLEEWVGTQRTKSKELEDLNLSLKPKPKDEMLNKTPRRLLTKNNNNHRRQVSISEEEEQNPGGAVAVVTPTYMVATESAKAKSRSLMSTPRIRSRSFDTQ